In Cryptomeria japonica chromosome 10, Sugi_1.0, whole genome shotgun sequence, a genomic segment contains:
- the LOC131061721 gene encoding laccase-12-like produces the protein MKIAFQEGYRVVVEHLKGLSGQTEESGASINHGGTQAHNEGHGVHPSTGGIHIKETPITRQCQRRNIITVNGQFPGPTLYVHMGDTLIVKTYNTAPHNATIHWHGVRQIRSGWADGPGYITQCPIQQGGNYTYRFTIVAKEGTLWWHAHVSWLRATVHGALVIYPQKGRSYPFPKPHAEIPIVLGQWWNSDPEAVEMQSILTGAAPNISNGFTIDGQPGDLCPCSKSGTSKISVEQGRTYLLRIVNAAVNNHLFFKIASHNLTVVAVDACYTKPYTTDIMLISPGQTADVLLAADQPLAKYYIAAKAYTTQAIGFFDNTTTTGVLSYVGSPSSATPSFPQLPEYNDTATVTEFNRALRSLASPEHPVNVPKTIDEKLFISVGLGLFPCRTNLTTNCQGPNNTRLTASLNNVSFVLPDIAILQAYYFGVNGVFTTDFPSNPPVVFNYTGDDIPKSLWAPITGTKVYVLDYNSTVEVVFQGTNIFQPDDHPMHLHGYDFYIVGEGFGNYNAETDPLTFNLVDPPQRNTVGVPVSGWTAIRFKADNPGVWFMHCHFDDHVTWGLNMVFVVKNGPGYLASLEPPPHDLPRC, from the exons ATTAAAGAGACACCCATTACTAGGCAATGCCAGAGACGTAACATAATCACAGTGAACGGACAGTTTCCTGGTCCAACTCTGTATGTACACATGGGCGACACTCTTATCGTCAAAACTTATAACACAGCCCCGCATAATGCCACAATCCACTG GCATGGAGTGAGACAGATTCGTTCGGGATGGGCTGATGGACCTGGTTATATTACTCAATGCCCCATTCAACAAGGAGGCAATTATACATACAGATTCACCATTGTTGCAAAGGAAGGAACCTTGTGGTGGCATGCCCATGTCTCGTGGCTCCGTGCAACAGTTCATGGAGCACTGGTCATATATCCTCAGAAAGGCAGATCTTATCCCTTTCCTAAACCCCACGCCGAAATTCCTATTGTGCTAG GGCAATGGTGGAACAGTGATCCTGAAGCAGTCGAAATGCAATCAATTCTAACAGGAGCAGCACCTAATATATCTAATGGTTTCACCATCGATGGTCAGCCAGGAGATCTCTGTCCTTGTTCAAAATCAG GAACATCTAAAATCTCTGTGGAACAAGGAAGAACCTACCTTCTGCGTATTGTCAATGCTGCAGTAAATAATCACCTCTTTTTCAAGATTGCCTCACACAATCTCACAGTGGTAGCTGTGGATGCCTGCTACACGAAGCCATACACAACAGACATAATGCTTATATCCCCTGGCCAGACTGCTGATGTTCTTCTCGCAGCCGATCAACCATTAGCCAAATACTACATTGCTGCCAAAGCATACACAACTCAAGCTATTGGATTCTTTGATAACACCACAACAACTGGCGTTCTTAGCTATGTGGGCTCTCCCTCATCTGCCACCCCATCCTTTCCGCAGCTTCCAGAATACAATGACACTGCCACTGTGACTGAATTCAACAGAGCATTACGAAGCCTAGCTTCGCCAGAGCACCCAGTGAACGTTCCCAAAACCATTGATGAGAAACTCTTCATAAGTGTAGGGCTCGGCTTGTTTCCCTGTCGAACTAACCTAACCACGAACTGTCAAGGCCCTAATAACACCAGATTAACTGCTAGTCTGAACAATGTATCTTTTGTCCTGCCAGATATCGCTATCCTTCAAGCTTATTATTTTGGTGTTAATGGCGTCTTTACCACTGACTTTCCTTCAAATCCCCCAGTTGTGTTTAACTATACAGGCGATGATATACCCAAAAGTCTTTGGGCGCCCATTACTGGTACAAAAGTTTATGTGCTAGATTATAATAGTACAGTTGAGGTGGTGTTCCAAGGAACGAATATCTTCCAACCTGATGACCATCCAATGCATCTTCATGGTTATGACTTTTATATAGTGGGAGAGGGTTTTGGTAACTATAATGCCGAAACAGATCCACTCACATTCAATCTGGTCGATCCGCCACAGCGAAATACTGTGGGAGTTCCTGTCAGTGGATGGACTGCTATCAGATTTAAAGCTGACAATCCAG GTGTTTGGTTCATGCATTGTCATTTTGATGATCATGTAACATGGGGACTGAATATGGTCTTTGTGGTGAAGAATGGGCCTGGCTATTTGGCAAGCTTAGAACCTCCTCCTCATGACCTCCCCAGATGTTAG